One region of Carcharodon carcharias isolate sCarCar2 chromosome 21, sCarCar2.pri, whole genome shotgun sequence genomic DNA includes:
- the ascl1a gene encoding achaete-scute homolog 1a has product MGGAGAQVCGLKRQRLSKLRPQLKRQRSCSPELLRCKRRLNFSGFGYSLPPQQPAAVARRNERERNRVKLVNLGFATLREHVPNGSANKKMSKVETLRSAVEYIRALQQLLDEHDAVSAAFQSGVLSPTLSSDMNSMAGSPVSSYSSDEGSCDPLSPEEQELLDFASWF; this is encoded by the exons atGGGCGGAGCTGGGGCGCAAGTCTGCGGTTTGAAAAGGCAGCGCCT CAGCAAGCTCAGGCCGCAGCTCAAGAGGCAGCGCTCCTGCTCGCCGGAGCTGCTGCGCTGCAAGAGGCGCCTCAATTTCAGCGGCTTCGGCTACAGCCTCCCGCCCCAGCAGCCGGCGGCCGTCGCCCGGCGCAACGAGCGGGAGAGGAACCGGGTCAAGCTGGTCAACCTGGGCTTCGCCACCCTGCGGGAGCACGTCCCCAACGGCAGCGCCAACAAGAAGATGAGCAAAGTGGAGACCCTGCGCTCGGCGGTGGAATACATCCGAGCCCTGCAGCAGCTGCTGGACGAGCACGATGCCGTCAGTGCCGCCTTCCAGTCCGGCGTGCTCTCGCCCACTCTGTCCAGCGACATGAACTCCATGGCTGGCTCGCCCGTCTCTTCCTATTCCTCGGATGAAGGATCCTGCGACCCTCTGAGTCCGGAAGAGCAGGAACTGCTGGACTTCGCTAGCTGGTTTtga